In Ancylothrix sp. D3o, the following are encoded in one genomic region:
- the psbB gene encoding photosystem II chlorophyll-binding protein CP47, with protein MGLPWYRVHTVVLNDPGRLIAVHLMHTALVAGWAGSMALYELAIFDPSDPVLNPMWRQGMFVMPFMARLGVTGSWRGWSITGETAVDPGFWSFEGVAAAHIILSGLLFLAACWHWVYWDLELFRDPRTGEPALDLPKMFGIHLFLSGLLCFGFGAFHLSGLFGPGMWVSDPYGLTGHVEAVAPAWGPEGFNPFNPGGIVAHHIAAGIVGIIAGLFHLSVRPPERLYRALRMGNIETVLSSSIAAVFFAAFVVAGTMWYGSAATPIELFGPTRYQWDNGYFQQEIQRRVETSLAEGQNQAQAYEEIPEKLAFYDYVGNNPAKGGLFRVGPMNNGDGLAKGWQGHAVFKDGEGRELFVRRIPNFFETFPVLLVDKDGVLRADIPFRRAESKYNFEQAGVSVSFYGGELDGQTFDDPSTVKKFARKAQQGEIFDFDREVFNSDGVFRTSPRGWFTYGHACFALLFFFGHIWHGTRTIFRDVFAGVDPELSEQVEFGLFQKLGDTTTRKQEV; from the coding sequence ATGGGACTACCCTGGTACCGAGTACACACAGTCGTCCTGAATGACCCAGGCCGGTTGATTGCAGTACACTTAATGCACACCGCCCTCGTCGCGGGCTGGGCCGGCTCTATGGCCCTCTATGAACTCGCCATTTTTGACCCCAGCGATCCCGTCCTCAACCCCATGTGGCGTCAGGGGATGTTCGTCATGCCCTTTATGGCACGTTTGGGAGTCACCGGCTCTTGGCGTGGTTGGAGCATCACCGGCGAAACCGCCGTTGACCCCGGCTTCTGGAGTTTTGAAGGCGTAGCCGCCGCCCACATTATCTTGTCCGGGTTGCTATTTTTAGCCGCCTGCTGGCACTGGGTATATTGGGATCTCGAACTCTTCAGAGACCCCCGCACCGGCGAACCGGCCCTCGACCTGCCGAAAATGTTCGGCATTCACCTGTTTTTATCCGGTCTACTTTGCTTCGGTTTCGGAGCCTTCCACCTCAGCGGTCTATTTGGCCCCGGTATGTGGGTTTCTGACCCCTACGGACTCACGGGCCACGTTGAAGCAGTCGCACCCGCTTGGGGGCCAGAAGGTTTTAACCCCTTCAACCCCGGTGGTATCGTCGCTCACCACATCGCCGCTGGTATTGTAGGCATTATTGCTGGTTTGTTCCACCTCAGCGTCCGTCCCCCAGAACGCCTCTACCGCGCTCTGCGGATGGGTAACATCGAAACTGTGCTCTCCAGCAGTATCGCTGCGGTTTTCTTTGCAGCCTTTGTTGTCGCCGGCACCATGTGGTATGGCTCAGCAGCCACCCCCATCGAATTGTTTGGCCCCACCCGCTATCAGTGGGATAACGGCTACTTCCAACAAGAAATTCAGCGCCGCGTAGAAACCAGTCTGGCAGAAGGCCAAAACCAAGCCCAAGCCTACGAAGAAATTCCTGAAAAACTGGCTTTCTATGACTACGTTGGCAACAACCCCGCAAAAGGCGGTCTGTTCCGTGTAGGCCCAATGAACAATGGCGACGGCTTAGCCAAAGGTTGGCAAGGTCACGCCGTATTTAAAGATGGTGAAGGACGCGAATTATTTGTTCGCCGCATCCCCAACTTCTTTGAAACTTTCCCCGTGCTTTTGGTTGACAAAGACGGTGTACTCCGCGCCGACATTCCTTTCCGTCGCGCTGAGTCTAAATACAACTTTGAGCAAGCCGGTGTAAGTGTCAGCTTCTATGGTGGTGAACTCGACGGTCAAACCTTCGATGACCCCTCCACAGTCAAGAAATTTGCCCGTAAAGCTCAACAAGGCGAAATCTTCGACTTCGACCGCGAAGTTTTCAACTCTGATGGTGTGTTCCGCACCAGCCCTCGCGGTTGGTTCACCTACGGCCACGCTTGCTTTGCGTTGTTGTTCTTCTTTGGACACATTTGGCACGGCACCCGCACCATCTTCCGCGATGTGTTTGCTGGTGTTGACCCCGAACTCTCCGAACAAGTCGAGTTTGGTCTGTTCCAGAAACTCGGTGATACCACGACTCGTAAGCAAGAAGTATAG
- a CDS encoding photosystem II reaction center protein T: MESFVYVLILAMTIGLLFFAIAFREPPRIEKK; this comes from the coding sequence ATGGAAAGCTTTGTTTACGTTCTAATTTTGGCAATGACTATCGGCTTACTATTTTTTGCTATCGCATTTCGGGAACCCCCCCGGATCGAGAAAAAATAA
- a CDS encoding calcium-binding protein produces the protein MSQQQSTGNNDILIGTIDADILSGKAGNDILLGYINDDLLFGNADDDLVFGNQGNDTLRGGRGNDLLQGGADNDQVSGDLGNDTVNGELGNDTLFGGSSDGSNNDSNGQDVLIGGAGDDLIFGNGGEDQLFGNTGTDTLAGGKGNDTLNGGAGNDILSGDMGDDRLVGDLGTDTLTGASGNDTFVIGLRRDIAGILSTGGASIEQADSITDFVKGQDKIEILGGLTFEQLRIFAGTGEYAGFSIIQETVSGHYLSILRGIEAATIERSDFVGLAASTPAPAPNPTPAPTPNPTPAPTPDPTPDPTPDPTPDPTPDPTPDPTPDPT, from the coding sequence ATGTCTCAACAACAAAGCACCGGCAATAACGATATTTTAATAGGCACAATAGATGCAGATATCCTTAGTGGAAAAGCCGGCAATGATATCTTACTCGGCTATATTAATGACGATCTGCTGTTTGGCAATGCAGACGATGACTTAGTATTTGGCAATCAAGGCAATGATACCCTACGGGGGGGACGCGGAAACGACCTCTTACAGGGAGGCGCGGATAATGATCAAGTTTCTGGCGATCTTGGCAATGATACAGTTAATGGTGAGCTAGGCAACGATACTTTATTTGGCGGAAGTTCTGACGGCAGCAATAATGATAGTAACGGGCAAGACGTACTCATCGGCGGTGCCGGGGATGATTTAATTTTCGGTAATGGTGGAGAAGATCAACTTTTCGGAAACACCGGCACCGATACCCTAGCCGGTGGAAAAGGTAATGATACGCTTAATGGTGGAGCCGGTAACGATATCTTATCAGGAGATATGGGAGACGACCGGCTTGTTGGAGACTTAGGGACAGATACCCTAACAGGCGCTTCTGGAAATGATACCTTTGTGATAGGCTTACGCAGAGATATCGCTGGAATTTTATCAACAGGCGGAGCTTCAATAGAGCAGGCAGACTCGATCACAGATTTTGTCAAAGGTCAAGATAAAATTGAAATCCTGGGTGGATTAACTTTTGAGCAATTAAGGATTTTTGCCGGTACTGGTGAGTATGCTGGGTTTAGCATTATTCAAGAAACGGTTTCCGGGCACTATTTATCAATTTTACGGGGCATAGAAGCGGCTACAATTGAGCGTAGTGATTTTGTAGGGTTGGCTGCTTCAACACCGGCACCGGCACCAAACCCAACACCGGCACCAACACCAAACCCAACACCGGCACCCACACCAGATCCCACACCAGATCCCACACCAGATCCCACACCAGATCCCACACCAGATCCCACACCAGATCCCACACCAGATCCCAC